In Osmia bicornis bicornis chromosome 1, iOsmBic2.1, whole genome shotgun sequence, the following proteins share a genomic window:
- the LOC114871839 gene encoding LOW QUALITY PROTEIN: eIF-2-alpha kinase activator GCN1 (The sequence of the model RefSeq protein was modified relative to this genomic sequence to represent the inferred CDS: inserted 3 bases in 3 codons) produces the protein MADVELTKALKDLPNRVQTASKXERREILQNVVNVLSNPGINEKIVNGICKTISLTLHRYKDTASQSYMKNLIVELLKKQPEATVKHMTNVVVEQAMWHKNVVPTLNTALTAYLTLKWSTLIILYGHKSNTDVNIELPKLIEAQANLSAAALAAMDKKLTEKVYILLAHQWSSVKEIEIEYLETLTKLEVGNGVIVLASLLTRYLVNTKKSELVGKLKVEIIDVFIKVAISCKKKPDLYVVYNAVPLLRRISHDEFKNQLLPALQKAMLRNPEIIIESVGHILSGLSLDLSQYSQEISKGLFANLHSKEDLVREEAVGACRRLALQCSDTTALENLLSSVFAVFHGPEGKLTVTTHKISVLQGAGNLSYNAASGSSVQRLAETACEHFIKVLETEVHEKTLIYALEMMALWSNKFTNNVPKSVIDAFXKGMTAKTSTASVRTAYIRLFFSTPVASYSGIITPLLVQAITRAIQQCAQPAAVTEGLVASYLLVKLVLANQVENDKQAVLWNAIDEQIFFSEKFLSTCGDDILYHLMLFCERLIIEFGDRLNEKALNGVHRAIVTCATAPKFSTRKRCAPLIKKVLTGLSTYKPAQELLMEFNRFLENVKIKSENDRENKEDLTGEITGRCLADGLLAICSGSFLFEAPPTQMARDALIPSHHPAILKAMPNLWFKIVKNYNLVSKDFLCSMNHEIKKMLVQNYKPTPSYENALTKVISIIPDIIMPAIVSNVTNKLDDPEILKVTKDEYFTYLTPEGELYDKXVLPTNDENDILNSMNMKRESKVYSFKEQQEELQLRRELYEKRKKEGKIKEPKLTPKQEEILKTQMAKESAIRKKLTDLKLKIDNSVSLIKCAVLGNGQELSLHLKDLLPSILKNLRSLLAAPAMSELFVHLKQIVNINNNPVLSDLVAHVTLRQLQPQCDLIPAWEEENLDSAVKRTLNLLHATTIKQKKLFTAPAFCYIFPFIKKTLLTYKDDNMIVQGLQIIQEHAKQRGASDFRDTRHPQLLPRKHMFDLLMELMEITTGRVQTHAVATLLDVAQSGSGQPGTALATSEDINSLTGALQNSLSTIRDAALRALTVVRQAFPSKKEHCEQFSCLIRRIWIARFDICDENKILANELWHAADLAMEPDVLADELIQDISHPVEPIQQAAACALAQCLTEVPHLVPMILNNLLQLYQEKLAMIPPKLNNFGRVVEQPIDTWGPRRGVALALAQIAPLLTADTVLKLVQFFVSTGLGDRNQAVRTEMLTAAVAVVDLHGKTNITSLLPVFEEFMDKAPKIGSFDSIKQSVVILMGSLARHLDKDDSRIKPIVMRLIAALSTPSQQVQEAVANCLPHLVPSIKEDAPKIVDNLMDQLLKSDKYGERKGAAYGLAGIIKGMGILALKQLDIMTTLTNAIQDKKNYRHREGALFAFEMLCTMLGRLFEPYIVHVLPHLLLCFGDSSQYVRAATDDTARVVMSKLSAHGVKLVLPSLLAALEEDSWRTKTGSVELLGAMAYCAPKQLSSCLPSIVPKLIEVLSDSHTKVQEAGAEALKVIGSVIRNPEIQAIVPVLLKALQDPSHKTATCLQTLLDTQFVHFIDAPSLALIMPVVQRAFLDRSTETRKMAAQIIGNMYSLTDQKDLTPYLPTIIPGLKTSLLDPVPEVRSVSARALGAMVRGMGESSFEDLLPWLMQTLTSETSSVDRSGAAQGLSEVVRGLGVEKLHKLMPEIISTAERTDIAPHVKDGYIMMFIYMPSAFTTEFTPYIGQIINPILKALADENEYVRETALRAGQRIVTLYADSAIMLLLPELEKGLFDDNWRIRYSSVQLLGDLLYRISGVSGKMSTETASEDDNFGTEQSHYAIINALGAERRNRVLAGLYMGRSDVALMVRQAALHVWKVVVTNTPRTLREILPTLFTLLLGCLASTSYDKRQVAARTLGDLVRKLGERVLPEIIPILEKGLQSDQADQRQGVCIGLSEIMASTNKDMVLTFVISLVPTVRKALCDPLPEVRQAAAKTFDGLHSTVGVRALDDILPAMLTQLNSPDQAEAENTLDGLRQVMAIKSRVVLPYLVPQLTTPPVNTKALSILASVAGEALTRFLHKILPALLTALSSAQGTPNEVQELEYCQAVILSVTDEVGVRTVMDQLMEATRAEDPSKRRSAATLLCAFCRDTRADYSQYVPQLLRGLIHLFTDDDKDVLQMSWEALTAVTKTLASDQQIAHVQDIRQAVRFAVSDLRGQELLPGFCLPKGITPILPIFREAILNGLPEAKEQAAQGLGEVIKLTSATALQPSVVHITGPLIRILGDRFNWSVKAAVLETLAILLGKVGVMLKQFLPQLQTTFLKALNDSNRQVRLKAAYALSNLIIIHTRVDPLFTELHTGIKTGDDPAIRETMLQALRGVLTPAGDKMTEPMKKQVFATLSSMLGHPEDVTRNAVAGCFGALVRWLSPEQLAITFNDHLLCNDTNVDWMLRHGRSAALFVALKESPTTVYNDKEKDRVCTVILSYLAADRVQIVMNGVRACGYLFQHLMNEGQPIPQQILSPFVRSMNNNSNDVKQLLARVCIHLARNIPPGRMSPELLKSLLPMLVNGTKEKNGYVKANSELALIAVLRLRQGEEEHQRCMAFLDVGARESLSDVVSKVLRKVLSQPEGKIEELDDTLLT, from the exons ATGGCGGATGTTGAA ttaACGAAAGCACTGAAAGATCTGCCAAATCGAGTTCAAACCGCAAGTA ACGAGCGGCGAGAGATTCTACAAAATGTCGTCAATGTGTTGTCAAATCCTG GCATTAATGAGAAGATTGTCAATGGAATTTGCAAAACTATATCCCTCACTTTACATCGATATAAGGACACTGCTTCCCAATCTTACATGAAGAATTTGATCGTTGAATTACTGAAAAAGCAACCTGAGGCTACTGTGAAGCACATGACCAATGTTGTTGTGGAGCAGGCTATGTGGCATAAGAATGTAGTTCCTAC TTTGAACACTGCTTTGACTGCATATCTCACACTAAAATGGTCAACCTTAATCATTCTTTATGGACACAAAAGTAATACAGATGTTAATATAGAACTTCCAAAACTAATTGAAGCACAAGCAAATTTAAGTGCAGCAGCTTTGGCAGCAATGGATAAGAAGCTAACAGAGAAAGTGTATATTTTACTGGCACATCAGTGGTCAAGTGTTAAAGAGATAGAGATTGAGTATCTGGAAACATTGACAAAGCTGGAAGTTGGAAATGGTGTGATTGTTCTTGCTAGTTTGCTCACTAGATATTTGGTTAATACAAAGAAGAGTGAACTAGTAGGAAAATTAAAG GTAGAAATCATAGACGTTTTTATAAAAGTAGCCATCAGTTGCAAGAAGAAACCCGACTTATACGTCGTTTACAATGCAGTACCTCTCCTCCGTCGAATATCCCACGATGAATTCAAAAACCAATTGCTGCCAGCTTTACAAAAAGCCATGTTAAGAAACCcagaaataattatagaaTCTGTTGGACATATTCTCTCTGGCTTAAGTCTAGATTTAAGCCAATACAGTCAAGAAATAAGCAAAGGACTATTTGCAAACCTCCACTCGAAAGAAGATTTAGTACGAGAAGAAGCTGTAGGAGCTTGTCGTAGACTCGCTCTTCAATGTTCTGACACTACTGCCTTGGAAAATCTATTGTCATCAGTGTTCGCAGTGTTTCATGGTCCCGAAGGGAAGCTCACAGTAACAACTCACAAGATCTCCGTACTCCAAGGTGCCGGAAATCTCAGCTATAACGCTGCATCAGGGAGCAGCGTTCAAAGATTAGCAGAGACAGCCTGCGAGCATTTTATCAAAGTTTTAGAAACCGAAGTCCACGAAAAGACTCTAATCTATGCTTTAGAAATGATGGCATTGTGGTCCAATAAATTCACAAATAATGTTCCAAAGAGTGTAATAGATGCAT AAAAAGGTATGACTGCAAAAACTTCCACTGCCTCTGTGCGCACTGCTTACATCAGACTCTTCTTTTCTACGCCCGTGGCTTCGTATTCAGGAATAATTACCCCGTTATTAGTTCAAGCAATTACAAGAGCCATACAACAGTGTGCACAGCCAGCTGCAGTCACTGAAGGCTTAGTCGCTTCTTATTTATTAGTGAAGCTGGTCCTTGCTAATCAAGTGGAGAATGATAAACAAGCTGTATTGTGGAACGCCATCGACGAGCAGATATTCTTCTCAGAAAAATTTCTCTCAACCTGTGGCGATGACATTTTGTACCATCTCATGTTATTCTGTGAAAGGCTTATTATAGAATTTGGAGATAGGTTAAACGAGAAAGCTTTGAATGGTGTACATAGAGCAATTGTTACATGTGCAACAGCTCCAAAGTTCAGTACAAGAAAACGCTGCGCTCCACTGATTAAAAAGGTCCTAACAGGTTTGAGTACGTACAAGCCTGCACAGGAATTGTTAATGGAGTTCAATAGATTTTTAGAGAACGTGAAAATTAAATCTGAGAATGATAGAGAGAACAAGGAAGATTTAACCGGGGAAATAACTGGCAGATGTCTTGCGGATGGTTTACTTGCTATTTGCTCAGGTTCTTTTCTGTTCGAAGCCCCTCCGACGCAGATGGCAAGAGATGCATTGATTCCTTCTCACCATCCAGCGATTCTCAAAGCAATGCCAAATCTGTGGTTCAAGATTGTGAAGAACTATAATCTCGTATCAAAAGATTTCCTTTGTTCGATGAACCATGAGATAAAGAAGATGCTTGTACAGAATTACAAGCCTACTCCCAGTTACGAAAATGCTTTAACGAAGGTGATATCAATTATTCCAGACATTATAATGCCTGCGATAGTGTCTAATGTAACAAATAAGCTTGATGATCCGGAAATTCTGAAAGTAACCAAGGATGAATATTTCACTTATCTTACTCCGGAGGGAGAATTGTACGACA GCGTACTCCCAACGAATGATGAGAATGATATTCTTAACTCGATGAACATGAAACGGGAGAGCAAAGTGTATTCATTTAAAGAACAACAGGAGGAGCTCCAGCTGAGGCGAGAATTATACGAGAagcgaaagaaagaaggaaaaataaaggaaCCAAAGTTAACGCCTAAACAGGAAGAAATTCTTAAAACTCAAATGGCGAAGGAAAGCGCAATCCGCAAAAAACTAACAGAcctaaaattgaaaatagatAATTCAGTATCTCTAATCAAATGTGCGGTGCTTGGAAATGGTCAAGAATTATCATTACACTTAAAAGACCTTCTTCCATCAATTCTGAAGAATTTAAGGTCACTGTTAGCTGCGCCCGCAATGTCAGAGCTCTTCGTCCACCTGAAACAAATCgtaaacataaataataatccAGTACTAAGTGATTTAGTGGCTCACGTAACACTGAGGCAACTCCAACCCCAATGTGACTTGATCCCGGCGTGGGAGGAAGAAAACCTTGACAGTGCGGTGAAGAGAACCCTGAACCTCCTCCACGCAACAACGATAAAGCAGAAGAAACTATTCACTGCGCCTGCGTTTTGCTACATCTTTCCATTCATAAAGAAGACACTGTTAACTTACAAGGACGATAACATGATTGTGCAAGGATTACAAATAATCCAAGAACACGCTAAACAGAGAGGAGCTTCTGATTTCAGAGACACAAGGCATCCGCAGTTACTTCCTCGTAAACACATGTTTGATCTCTTAATGGAGTTGATGGAGATTACAACTGGGAGAGTGCAGACACATGCAGTAGCAACTTTGCTAGATGTAGCTCAGTCTGGTAGCGGTCAGCCAGGCACCGCGCTAGCAACCAGTGAGGATATAAATTCCCTAACTGGAGCCTTACAAAATTCCTTATCCACCATAAGAGACGCAGCTCTGAGAGCTTTAACAGTAGTGCGCCAAGCATTTCCATCAAAGAAAGAACACTGTGAACAATTCTCCTGTCTCATAAGAAGAATATGGATCGCTAGGTTTGACATCTGCGATGAGAATAAAATTCTGGCGAATGAATTATGGCATGCAGCGGATTTAGCAATGGAGCCCGATGTTTTAGCAGACGAGCTTATTCAGGACATTTCACACCCTGTAGAACCCATACAGCAGGCTGCGGCATGTGCCCTGGCGCAGTGTCTAACAGAGGTTCCTCATTTAGTACCAATGATTCTGAACAATCTTCTCCAGTTGTATCAGGAGAAACTAGCAATGATCCCTCCAAAATTAAACAACTTTGGACGTGTCGTAGAACAACCCATTGACACTTGGGGTCCACGGCGAGGCGTAGCTCTTGCATTAGCTCAGATAGCTCCTCTGCTCACTGCAGACACGGTACTTAAATTGGTACAATTTTTTGTTTCGACTGGATTGGGAGACAGAAATCAAGCTGTGCGCACAGAGATGTTAACAGCTGCCGTGGCTGTTGTGGATCTTCATGGAAAGACAAATATAACGTCTTTATTACCGGTCTTCGAAGAGTTCATGGACAAGGCGCCAAAGATTGGAAGTTTCGATTCTATTAAGCAATCAGTGGTCATTCTTATGGGATCACTGGCTAGGCATTTAGACAAAGATGATTCTCGTATCAAACCAATTGTAATGCGTCTCATTGCTGCACTTTCTACTCCATCGCAGCAAGTACAAGAGGCTGTTGCTAATTGTCTTCCGCATCTTGTACCTTCTATCAAAGAAGACGCTCCAAAGATAGTGGATAATCTGATGGATCAATTGTTGAAATCTGATAAATATGGAGAACGAAAGGGTGCAGCGTACGGTTTGGCAGGTATAATCAAGGGTATGGGGATATTGGCGCTTAAGCAACTTGATATTATGACCACATTAACTAATGCTATTCAGGATAAGAAAAACTATAGGCATCGAGAGGGAGCTTTGTTTGCTTTTGAAATGTTGTGTACGATGCTCGGGAGATTATTTGAGCCTTATATTGTTCACGTGTTGCCACATTTGCTACTGTGTTTTGGGGATTCGAGTCAATATGTGAGGGCGGCTACCGATGATACTGCCAGGGTTGTTATGAGCAAACTTTCGGCACATGGAGTGAAACTTGTGCTGCCTAGTTTGCTCGCGGCTTTAGAAGAGGATTCTTGGAGAACTAAGACTG ggTCCGTTGAATTGCTCGGTGCGATGGCATACTGCGCTCCAAAGCAACTCAGCAGTTGCCTACCTAGCATAGTCCCAAAGCTCATCGAAGTTCTCAGTGACTCCCACACAAAAGTCCAAGAAGCTGGTGCAGAGGCTCTTAAAGTAATTGGAAGTGTAATCCGTAACCCAGAAATTCAAGCCATCGTACCAGTCTTATTAAAAGCCCTTCAAGATCCATCTCACAAAACAGCCACCTGTCTCCAAACCCTATTGGATACACAATTTGTTCATTTCATCGATGCACCATCTTTGGCTCTAATTATGCCAGTAGTTCAGCGAGCATTCTTGGATCGGTCCACGGAGACAAGAAAAATGGCCGCACAGATTATTGGAAACATGTATTCTTTAACCGATCAAAAAGATTTAACTCCATATTTACCGACAATTATTCCTGGACTGAAAACAAGTTTATTGGACCCTGTGCCAGAAGTGCGCAGTGTCTCTGCAAGAGCACTGGGTGCCATGGTGAGAGGAATGGGAGAATCCAGTTTTGAAGATCTTCTTCCATGGCTGATGCAAACGCTTACTTCTGAAACGAGCAGTGTGGATCGCTCAGGTGCTGCGCAGGGTCTCTCAGAGGTTGTTCGAGGCCTTGGTGTAGAGAAACTGCACAAACTCATGCCAGAAATTATCAGCACAGCAGAAAGGACTGACATAGCTCCTCATGTCAAGGATGGATACATCATGATGTTCATTTATATGCCAAGTGCATTCACTACTGAATTTACACCGTACATTGGACAAATTATTAATCCTATTTTGAAAGCGCTGGCTGATGAGAACGAGTATGTTCGCGAGACAGCACTCAGAGCAGGCCAGCGTATTGTCACTCTTTACGCTGACTCTGcaattatgttattattaccTGAATTAGAAAAGGGTCTATTCGATGACAATTGGCGTATCAGGTATTCATCGGTGCAGTTGCTTGGAGATTTATTGTACAGAATCTCTGGAGTATCTGGGAAGATGTCTACCGAAACGGCAAGCGAAGATGATAATTTCGGAACAGAACAATCTCACTATGCTATTATCAATGCACTTGGCGCGGAAAGAAGGAATCGTGTTCTGGCTGGATTGTATATGGGCAGGTCTGATGTTGCACTGATGGTTCGTCAGGCTGCCCTTCATGTATGGAAAGTTGTTGTTACGAATACTCCAAGGACACTGAGAGAAATATTGCCTACGTTGTTCACTTTATTATTGGGCTGTTTGGCGAGTACCAGTTATGATAAGAGACAAGTGGCTGCTAGGACTTTGGGAGATCTTGTTAGAAAACTGGGGGAGAGGGTATTGCCAGAGATTATACCTATTTTGGAGAAAGGCTTGCAAAGTGATCAGGCTGATCAAAGGCAAGGTGTTTGTATTGGATTGTCGGAGATTATGGCGAGTACCAATAAGGATATGGTGTTGACGTTTGTTATCAGTTTGGTTCCAACAGTGAG gAAAGCATTATGCGATCCATTACCAGAAGTCCGCCAAGCTGCTGCGAAAACATTCGACGGTCTACACTCAACCGTAGGAGTCCGCGCGCTAGACGACATACTCCCAGCAATGTTAACCCAACTAAATTCTCCCGACCAGGCAGAAGCTGAAAACACTCTGGATGGTCTTCGTCAAGTAATGGCGATAAAATCCAGAGTCGTATTGCCATACCTAGTTCCTCAGTTGACAACACCACCGGTTAATACAAAAGCATTATCAATATTGGCCAGTGTGGCTGGTGAAGCATTAACTAGATTCCTCCATAAAATCCTACCAGCATTGTTGACTGCTCTATCCAGTGCCCAAGGGACACCTAACGAAGTCCAAGAATTAGAATACTGTCAAGCAGTTATTTTATCTGTGACGGATGAAGTTGGTGTCCGAACAGTGATGGACCAACTTATGGAGGCTACGAGGGCAGAGGATCCATCTAAAAGACGAAGTGCTGCGACATTGCTGTGTGCTTTTTGCAGAGATACGCGTGCAGATTATAGTCAGTATGTTCCACAATTACTGAGAGGACTCATTCATTTGTTCACTGATGATGATAAAGATGTGCTACAGATGAGCTGGGAGGCCCTTACAGCAGTAACtaaa ACTCTAGCATCTGATCAGCAGATAGCTCATGTCCAAGATATCAGACAAGCCGTACGCTTCGCAGTGTCTGATTTAAGAGGACAAGAATTATTGCCTGGATTCTGTTTACCCAAAGGAATTACGCCAATTCTTCCAATATTCAGGGAAGCTATATTAAATGGTCTACCAGAAGCAAAGGAACAAGCAGCTCAGGGTCTTGGAGAGGTCATCAAATTAACCAGTGCAACAGCGCTACAACCAAGTGTTGTTCATATTACTGGACCTTTAATTAGGATTCTTGGAGATCGATTTAATTGGAGTGTGAAAGCTGCAGTATTGGAGACGCTTGCAATCTTGCTTGGCAAG GTTGGAGTAATGTTGAAACAGTTTCTACCACAGTTACAAACAACCTTTTTGAAAGCATTAAATGATAGTAATAGACAAGTGAGGTTGAAAGCTGCTTATGctttaagtaatttaattattattcatacaCGTGTTGATCCTTTGTTTACGGAGCTTCATACTGGGATAAAGACTGGCGATGATCCGGCTATTAG AGAAACAATGTTACAAGCTTTAAGAGGTGTACTCACACCTGCCGGTGACAAAATGACAGAACCGATGAAGAAACAAGTCTTCGCTACTTTAAGTAGTATGCTTGGACATCCAGAAGATGTTACAAGGAATGCTGTAGCTGGCTGTTTTGGAGCACTTGTGAGATGGCTTAGTCCAGAGCAACTTGCAATTACATTTAACGATCATTTATTAT GTAACGATACCAATGTTGATTGGATGCTCAGACACGGCCGTTCAGCAGCATTGTTTGTTGCATTGAAAGAATCCCCAACAACTGTATACAATGACAAAGAAAAGGACCGTGTCTGTACTGTAATACTTTCCTATTTAGCTGCGGATAGAGTGCAAATAGTTATGAATGGTGTAAGAGCTTGTGGTTATTTGTTTCAACATTTGATGAACGAAGGGCAACCTATACCTCAACAAATACTGTCTCCATTTGTACGG TCAATGAACAACAATAGCAACGACGTTAAACAATTGCTAGCCAGGGTTTGCATTCATCTGGCACGTAATATACCACCTGGCAGAATGTCTCCAGAACTACTTAAGTCATTATTACCTATGTTAGTAAACGgaacaaaagagaaaaatggTTATGTAAAAGCCAATAGCGAACTTGCTCTTATAGCAGTACTGAGATTGAGGCAAGGCGAAGAAGAACATCaa cgTTGTATGGCATTCTTAGATGTAGGCGCAAGGGAATCTTTGTCGGATGTTGTTAGCAAAGTACTGCGCAAAGTTCTCTCTCAACCTGAAGGAAAAATAGAAGAACTGGACGATACATTACTCACGTGA